In Spirosoma sp. KUDC1026, the sequence CATCGATCTAAGCGATGAACTGAATCACCGACCCGACTGGGTACAGGTACCGCTGCGTATGATTACGTCAATTATCAACAAATAAACTAAATCGTCCCGGCCAGCAGGTTGGGACGATCTGCTTATGACCTTATCCAACCAGCCGCACTATCTGCCACCGGATCAGCTATTTGGTGAGTTGTTTAAAGCGGTTCAGCTTACGTCGGTTTTTCCCGATTCAAAAACGTTTGTCGACTGCGTACCCAAGCTGGATACCGACAAGCTGATGGCGCTGTACGAACACGAAAAAGTAAAGCCCGACTTTGATCTGGCTACTTTTGTCGATCAGTATTTCGTGCCGCCAGGAACCGCTCACCGCGACTACGTCAGTGACCGCTCCCGCAGTACCGTCGATCACATCAACAGCCTCTGGGACTACCTGACCCGCCCCGCGGATTCCGATGTTGCGGGAAGTTCGCGGGTTTCGCTGCCGCACCCGTACGTCGTGCCGGGGGGGCGCTTTCGGGAGATTTTCTACTGGGATACGTATTTTACCATGCTGGGGCTGGCTGATGCAGGGCGCTGGGATCTGATACGGGCGATGCTCGATAACTTCGCTTACCTGATTGATACGCTTGGCTTTATCCCCAATGGCAACCGGACGTATTTTCTGACCCGGAGTCAGCCGCCATTTTTTGCGCTCATGGTCCGGTTACTGGCGGAGGAAGATGGGCCGGCTGTATTGGCTCATTACTTGCCATACCTGCAAAAGGAGTACGATTTCTGGATGACAGGACAGGCGAAATTAACACCAGACAACCCGTTCAGCCGACGGGTGGCTCGTATGCCTAACGGGCAGGTGTTAAACCGTTTCTGGGATGCTACCGAACTACCCCGCGCCGAAGCCTTCAAAGCCGAATATGAATTAGGACAGAAAGCAGTAGAAGGCGGTATTGATCCCCAAAAATTACACGTTCATCTACGGGCAGCCTGCGAATCAGGCTGGGATTTTAGCAGTCGCTGGTTTTCGAAGGGAATGTCTATGATTATGACCCGAACGGCCGATCTGGTACCCGTTGATCTGAACTGTACGCTGTACAGCCTGGAAAAAACACTGGAAGAAGGCTATCAGCAGGCGGGGGATTCAGCGCGCTCTGCTACCTTCAAACAACTGGCCGAGCAGCGCAAACAAGCCATCGAGACGTACTTCTGGAACGCCGAAACTGGTTTCTACCACGATTATGACCTACTGGCGGGTCAGCAAACACCG encodes:
- the treF gene encoding alpha,alpha-trehalase TreF → MTLSNQPHYLPPDQLFGELFKAVQLTSVFPDSKTFVDCVPKLDTDKLMALYEHEKVKPDFDLATFVDQYFVPPGTAHRDYVSDRSRSTVDHINSLWDYLTRPADSDVAGSSRVSLPHPYVVPGGRFREIFYWDTYFTMLGLADAGRWDLIRAMLDNFAYLIDTLGFIPNGNRTYFLTRSQPPFFALMVRLLAEEDGPAVLAHYLPYLQKEYDFWMTGQAKLTPDNPFSRRVARMPNGQVLNRFWDATELPRAEAFKAEYELGQKAVEGGIDPQKLHVHLRAACESGWDFSSRWFSKGMSMIMTRTADLVPVDLNCTLYSLEKTLEEGYQQAGDSARSATFKQLAEQRKQAIETYFWNAETGFYHDYDLLAGQQTPSLTLASVFPLFFGLASLQQAQRVHDQLKAKFLQAGGWVTTLENSGQQWDWPNGWAPLQWIVYQGLVNYGFQETANGARDRWLALNDKVFQSTGKMMEKYNVVDAALTTGGGKYPNQDGFGWTNGVYLRMATVRNRTQ